Proteins from one Setaria italica strain Yugu1 chromosome V, Setaria_italica_v2.0, whole genome shotgun sequence genomic window:
- the LOC105914345 gene encoding uncharacterized protein LOC105914345, with protein sequence MADPSRGIGTGTLRRPARRLAGIIARTALPRSLRSFHRPLRGYAGGLENSDASEVCLKRHLTGGDHARFISRFGCGCGTPLLALYMLVHVRFPSFALSNEDHGFTEDQRYETYLSLRRQTLRSMNDLVF encoded by the exons ATGGCGGATCCATCTCGCGGCATTGGCACCGGCACTCTCCGGCGTCCGGCGAGGCGGTTGGCGGGAATCATTGCTAGGACGGCGCTGCCCCGGTCGTTGCGCTCCTTTCACCGTCCACTGCGGGGGTACGCAGGTGGCCTTGAGAACTCCGACGCCTCCGAGGTATGTCTCAAACgccacctcaccggcggcgaccACGCGCGCTTCATCTCCCGCTTCG GTTGCGGCTGCGGCACGCCTCTCTTAGCTCTCTATATGCTCGTCCATGTGCGCTTTCCCAGCTTTGCATTGAGCAATGAGGACCATGGATTCACCGAAGACCAGCGATATGAAACATACCTGAGTTTACGGAGACAAACATTGAGAAGCATG